Proteins encoded together in one Caballeronia sp. NK8 window:
- a CDS encoding methyl-accepting chemotaxis protein, whose translation MNLKNITIKNKLIAGFGILALLVVLVAGMSLRALSNATDGFVRYVHGINARADVAGQIRTAVDRRAIAARNLVLVTKPADLELEKADVTRAHEDVQARLRQLKDMVANATDTSEKARSLVAEMARVETLYGPVATGIVGLALAGKRDEAIVRMDEECRPLLAQLVKATDDYASYTATRRDEIVRDYEANYEMQRNVLIALCAAAALFAVGAGIAITRSITTPIGEAVGIAQTVARGDLTSHIVAETADETGDLLRALATMNTRLTETVSRVRESSGAVGGAAKELATGNTDLSQRTEEQAASLQETAASMEELTSTVRQNAENAQQASTLASNASDIAKKGSDVVGRVVDTMNGISDSSGKIAEITGIIEGIAFQTNILALNAAVEAARAGEQGRGFAVVASEVRSLAQRSSTAAKEIKELIADSTAKVRDGSVLAGEAGTTMAEVTQAVARVTDIMEEIAAASVEQGRGIEQVNQAITQMDEVTQQNAALVEEAAAAATSLEEQGRRLNEAVAFFTVQGAAAAFTAHAPAAPRPKAAPRVARVQVQTAKVAGGDGWSTF comes from the coding sequence ATGAACCTCAAGAACATCACGATCAAAAACAAGCTGATCGCGGGATTCGGCATTCTCGCCTTACTGGTCGTGCTGGTCGCAGGCATGTCGCTGCGCGCGTTGTCCAACGCGACGGACGGCTTCGTCCGCTATGTCCACGGCATCAACGCCCGCGCCGATGTCGCCGGGCAGATCCGCACCGCCGTCGACCGGCGGGCGATCGCGGCGCGCAATCTCGTGCTCGTCACGAAGCCCGCCGACCTCGAACTCGAAAAAGCCGACGTCACCCGCGCGCACGAGGACGTGCAGGCGCGCCTGCGGCAATTGAAGGACATGGTCGCCAACGCGACCGACACGAGCGAGAAGGCCCGTAGCCTGGTCGCCGAGATGGCGCGCGTGGAGACGCTGTACGGGCCGGTCGCGACGGGCATCGTCGGGCTCGCGCTCGCGGGCAAGCGCGACGAGGCGATCGTCAGAATGGACGAAGAGTGCCGTCCGCTGCTCGCGCAACTGGTCAAGGCCACCGATGATTACGCCAGCTACACCGCCACGCGCCGCGACGAGATCGTGCGCGACTACGAGGCGAACTACGAGATGCAGCGCAACGTGCTGATCGCGCTGTGCGCGGCTGCCGCGCTGTTCGCGGTGGGCGCGGGCATCGCGATCACGCGCTCGATCACGACGCCGATCGGCGAGGCGGTCGGCATCGCGCAGACCGTGGCGCGTGGCGATCTGACGAGCCACATCGTCGCGGAAACGGCGGACGAAACCGGCGACCTGCTGCGCGCGCTCGCCACCATGAACACGCGCCTCACCGAAACCGTCAGCCGCGTGCGCGAGAGCAGCGGCGCGGTCGGCGGCGCGGCGAAGGAGCTCGCGACCGGCAATACCGATCTGAGCCAGCGCACCGAGGAACAGGCGGCGTCCCTGCAGGAAACGGCGGCGAGCATGGAAGAACTGACGTCCACGGTGCGTCAGAACGCCGAGAACGCGCAGCAGGCGAGCACGCTCGCATCGAATGCGTCGGATATCGCGAAGAAGGGCAGCGATGTGGTGGGCCGCGTCGTCGACACGATGAACGGCATCAGCGACAGCTCCGGCAAGATCGCCGAGATCACCGGGATCATCGAAGGTATCGCGTTCCAGACGAATATCCTCGCGCTCAACGCGGCGGTCGAGGCAGCGCGCGCGGGCGAGCAGGGCCGCGGCTTCGCGGTCGTCGCGAGCGAAGTGCGCAGCCTCGCGCAGCGCTCGTCGACGGCGGCCAAGGAAATCAAGGAACTGATCGCCGATTCGACCGCCAAGGTGCGCGACGGCTCCGTGCTGGCGGGCGAAGCGGGCACGACGATGGCCGAAGTCACGCAGGCCGTCGCGCGTGTGACGGACATCATGGAGGAGATCGCGGCGGCGTCGGTGGAACAGGGACGCGGCATCGAGCAGGTGAATCAGGCGATCACGCAGATGGACGAAGTCACGCAGCAGAACGCGGCGCTGGTCGAGGAAGCGGCGGCGGCGGCCACCTCGCTCGAAGAGCAGGGGCGCAGGCTCAACGAAGCCGTGGCGTTCTTCACGGTGCAGGGCGCGGCGGCTGCGTTCACCGCGCACGCTCCGGCCGCGCCGCGCCCGAAGGCCGCACCTCGCGTGGCGCGGGTTCAGGTTCAGACGGCGAAGGTCGCCGGCGGCGACGGCTGGAGCACCTTCTGA